Genomic segment of Candidatus Thermoplasmatota archaeon:
ATAGTTTGTAGGGGGACTTCAATGCATTCCGTGAGCCTCTCAGGAAATCAGGTATTGCCTCCAACCTGTAGATGATGGATTCGAGCCTCTCCTCGAATGACGGGTGGTCGCGCGCAAAGAGGAAGAAGAGTGAATAGCCGACCTCGCTGCATGCGAAAGACTCCCTTTCGAACAGTCTCAATTCCTCTATCTCGAAAAGCTTCAGTCTCAGGATGTAGATCGCAAGATCGCGATCAACGCCTTCCTCCTCGGACAACGATCTCGCTGGGAAGTGGTGCAGTTCGCCCAACAATTCTCTGCATCTCTCGGCTATGTGCTCTGCAGCCCTACTGCTCGGGTCGCGAAGGACTCGGTCGTGGCTGTGCCATCCTACCTGAGTGGCGAATGATGGGTCCCAGCTAAGGTACTCTTCCATCAGGGATTTCGCCAACTCCTTGAAGGGTTTGCCCATACTGTTGGACCACGGATGCAGGCTATGCATTTAAGCTTATATACTCAAGTCCCGCAAGCGAGCCCCTGGCGGGGCAGCCAGGGTTCAGCAGAAACCTTTCGCAAAGTCTTATACCTTGCACAAATCATCACATCCACCCAGATGCCTAGCACACCCCCTAGCCAGACGGTTACTGTCACACTCAGGCGCGACCTGGGCCTCCTTGATGTAACGATGATCGGAGTGGGCGCGATGATAGGCACAAGCATCTTCGTGCTCATAGGCATCGCGACTCTGGAGATCGGAGCTGCTGTGATGATAGCGTTCGCCCTGAACGGCATCATGACGTTGTTCACCGCAGCTACCTATGCGGAGCTTGGGTCTTCGTTCCCTGAAGCTGGTGGCGGCTATCTCAGGGCCAAGAAGGGCCTTCCCAATCCGGCGGGGTTCATGTCCGGCTGGCTGTCGTGGTTCGGGCACACGGCCGCGTGCAGCTTCTACTCACTGGGTTTCGGATTTATGATGGTAGAGTTGTCGGACTATTTCAAATTCGATTTCCTTGGTCTATCCGATGATTTGATGATCAAGCTCTTTGCCGCCTTCGCAATCATGTTCTTCCTAGCAATCAACTACTCAGGAGTCGGTGCCACGGGCAAGATGGGAGACACCGTCACAATCATACAGGTCCTGATAATCGCTTTCTTCGTCGCGTTCGCCGTCCTCTATGCCCTCGACACGAAGGGGATCCATGTCATGGACAACTTCGAGCCGATCATCCCCGCTGACAAGAAGTTGACAGATGTTTTCCTCGTGATGGGGTTCACTTTCATCGCTTTCGAGGGTTACGAGATCATTGTGCAGTGTGGCGAAGAGGTCAAGGATCCTAGGAAGAACATACCCAAGGCAATCTTTATCTCAGTCGGGATTGCCGCTCTCCTGTACATCTCTGTCGCATTCGCCTGCATCTCCAACTTCAATGTCCCCATAGAGGGCGAGGGCGAGAGTTGGGTCATATACACAGCTACGCAGGTCATCCCTTTCGTGGGGGCGCCTCTACTGATCTTTGGCGGGATTCTGTCCGCAATGGCAGCGCTTAACGCAACGGTCTTCTCCTCGTCGAGAGTGAGTTTCGCTATGGGCAGGGACGGGTCCTTGCCGCGCGTCTTCGGCCACATCCACCACAGGAGGAGAGTCCCACACAAGGCCATCGCGATCACCGGTGGGATCATGCTCTTCATGGCCCTAGCCTTCCCCTTGCATGTTGTCGTCGCCTCAACGTCGATAGTGTTTCTCCTTCTGTTCTGCATTGCTAACATGTCATCCATCGCTCTCAGGAACCGGTTGACAGAGATCGACGTGGGATTCAGAACACCTCTGTTTCCTTTGTTTCCAGTGATCGGCGTGTTCACGACCCTTATCACCGCGGTCTACCTGTTCAATCTCGTCCCTGAGGGCTGGTACATTGCACTCGTCTGGATCGGCATCGGCCTGGCCGCCTCTGCCTTCGCGAAGCCCGAGGAGGAATACAAGTCCATAGCCGATCAGAAGAGAGTCCCGCAGAGGCCTCTCACAAAGGAACAGATCGAGCGATACAGGGTCCTCCTCGCCTTAGAGAATTTGGGTGACCTCAGGCTAGTTGAGGTGGCTGGCATATTCGCGCGTTATTTCAATGGCGACCTGACCGTTAACAAGGTCGTTGAGGTACCAAGGGCGATGCCCCTCGAGGCGATAAGCAAGGAATACATCGATGAGATATCCGGGGGCCTGAGGAAGACGATCAAGGTCGCCCCCTCGACAGTGATTGTAAGACCTGTGGTGTCCGTTTCGTACGATGTTGCCGGAGCCATATTGGATCAGACGAAACACGAGGCCGCCAATCTGTTGGTTCTGGGCTGGAAGGGTACCAGATTGCGCGGCAGGACGATCCTTGGGCGAAACCTGGACCGCGTCGTGAGGGAGGCGCCCTGCGACGTCGCGATAATCAAGACCAAGAGGCTCAGCAAGAACATTGAGAATATCCTCCTGGTCTCAGGCGGCTACATCGAGACCAGAAAGGCGTTGCTCCTCGCGCTTCCCATCGCAAGGGAGTTCGGAGCGAAGATCGAGATCCTTTCAGTAATCACCGATGACAGACAGGTCGAGCTCATGCGCGGGAACGCCGAGCGGCTGAGCAAGATGGCCGACCGTGTGAAGGTTCGAAACGAGGTGAAATTCGACCACTCGAAGTCTCTAGTTAGCGCGGTGATGGAACACTCACGTGACGCTGACATCTTGGTGATGGGCGCGGGTCCGCAATCTGCTCTCGAGAGGACATTGTTCGGGGCTGTCTACGACAGGATAATCCGGTCCTTGACGTCCCCGTGCTCGTGCTCAAGACTGCCAGAGTGGGGAAGCCGTCGACCTCAAGCGTATCTGCCCCATCGAGGCCGCCCGTAGGCGGATTGGATTAGGCCGCGCCTGCTCCACCGAACAACTCCTCAATGACTTTCCTGGCGGTGCGGGTCAAGTCCATCTTCCTCGCCTCTTCGCGCGTGACCCATTTCATCTCTGTAACTTCTGCGCTCAGCTTCTCCTCCCCTCCTGTCGGCCTCGCGAGGAAGTCAACCAGTACATAGTGATACATCACTTTCCCGGAATCGTCACGGTCCACCATGTCGAACACGTTGATGAGCTCCAGCACTTCGATCTCAATGCCAGTTTCTTCTTCCATCTCTCTTGCGCAAGCCTCCGAGAGTTTCTCACCTAGCTCCACGAGTCCTCCGGGGATGCTCCACTTGCCAGCTCCAGGCTCGAACGCCCGTTTCACCAGGAGAATATTGCCGTTCTTTATCGCGACAGCACCTACTCCCACCAAGGGGGCGCTGGGATACTTGCGCATAGGATTCGCATCTTTGTCATCGGTCATTCTTGTCCTGCCTTCCTTCTTCGGATGTAGATCCCCGTAATGATGATTGCCCCTAAGACTACTAGTCCCAGCTCGATCCACCAGCCGAAGTCCTCTCTCGGTAGTGCTTGCGTCACCTGCAATACCCCACCGACCAAGGCCATCGTGGTGTTTTCCATCTGCGATTCGGAAAGCTTGTCTGAGGTGTCGTCAGATGAGTGGTAGTACGGATTCACGGGGAACTCGCGGGGACCACCGAGTTCCTCGATCAGTAGCATGCTGGGATATCCGGCGATCCAGAACGGATAGTGGTCGCTCCAGGTGACGGACGTGTTGAGTTTGATGTCCAGTTGTAGTTCCAGCCCGTGCCTCGACACGGAATCCAATGTAGCTTTCGGCAGAGGCCCTTCGTTTGAATTCACGACGGCCACAACGTGGTTTCCATTTGCACCTCGATACCCGATCATGTCTATGATCGCGGATCCTGAGTACACGACTCCGCGATTCCTCTCCCTCTCCACGAAGTGACTGCTTCCTTTGAGACCGCCTGAGTCGTCATAACCCA
This window contains:
- a CDS encoding amino acid permease — protein: MPSTPPSQTVTVTLRRDLGLLDVTMIGVGAMIGTSIFVLIGIATLEIGAAVMIAFALNGIMTLFTAATYAELGSSFPEAGGGYLRAKKGLPNPAGFMSGWLSWFGHTAACSFYSLGFGFMMVELSDYFKFDFLGLSDDLMIKLFAAFAIMFFLAINYSGVGATGKMGDTVTIIQVLIIAFFVAFAVLYALDTKGIHVMDNFEPIIPADKKLTDVFLVMGFTFIAFEGYEIIVQCGEEVKDPRKNIPKAIFISVGIAALLYISVAFACISNFNVPIEGEGESWVIYTATQVIPFVGAPLLIFGGILSAMAALNATVFSSSRVSFAMGRDGSLPRVFGHIHHRRRVPHKAIAITGGIMLFMALAFPLHVVVASTSIVFLLLFCIANMSSIALRNRLTEIDVGFRTPLFPLFPVIGVFTTLITAVYLFNLVPEGWYIALVWIGIGLAASAFAKPEEEYKSIADQKRVPQRPLTKEQIERYRVLLALENLGDLRLVEVAGIFARYFNGDLTVNKVVEVPRAMPLEAISKEYIDEISGGLRKTIKVAPSTVIVRPVVSVSYDVAGAILDQTKHEAANLLVLGWKGTRLRGRTILGRNLDRVVREAPCDVAIIKTKRLSKNIENILLVSGGYIETRKALLLALPIAREFGAKIEILSVITDDRQVELMRGNAERLSKMADRVKVRNEVKFDHSKSLVSAVMEHSRDADILVMGAGPQSALERTLFGAVYDRIIRSLTSPCSCSRLPEWGSRRPQAYLPHRGRP
- a CDS encoding NUDIX hydrolase, with the translated sequence MRKYPSAPLVGVGAVAIKNGNILLVKRAFEPGAGKWSIPGGLVELGEKLSEACAREMEEETGIEIEVLELINVFDMVDRDDSGKVMYHYVLVDFLARPTGGEEKLSAEVTEMKWVTREEARKMDLTRTARKVIEELFGGAGAA